Proteins encoded in a region of the Anabaena sp. PCC 7108 genome:
- a CDS encoding nuclear transport factor 2 family protein, whose amino-acid sequence METKPPLPPFTLETAQAKVQAAEDAWNTRDPERVVLAYTEDSQWRNRSDFFSGRTAIKEFLQRKWAKELDYRLKKELWCFMDNRIAVRFEYEWHDDSGSWYRAYGNENWEFAENGLMMRRFASINDISIQESERKFRW is encoded by the coding sequence ATGGAAACTAAACCCCCTCTGCCTCCGTTTACCTTAGAAACCGCTCAAGCCAAAGTCCAAGCGGCTGAAGATGCCTGGAATACCCGTGATCCAGAGCGGGTTGTCCTGGCATACACGGAAGATTCTCAGTGGCGGAATCGCTCCGATTTTTTTAGTGGCCGAACCGCTATTAAAGAGTTTCTTCAACGCAAATGGGCAAAAGAACTAGACTACCGCTTAAAAAAAGAACTCTGGTGCTTTATGGATAATCGGATTGCGGTGCGATTTGAATATGAATGGCACGATGATTCTGGTTCTTGGTATCGCGCCTATGGCAATGAAAACTGGGAATTTGCCGAAAACGGGCTGATGATGCGGCGTTTTGCCAGCATTAATGATATCTCTATTCAGGAGAGCGAGCGAAAATTTCGATGGTGA
- a CDS encoding peroxiredoxin-like family protein: protein MNPYAILNQSKYQRVSDGIIRPLLENCETASHILILVWPQLGDFDSLEYAWWLQREAKNLTDKKLAIRAVGIGNLASGTKFCEYTGFPPENLFVEPNGELHRQLNLYSGLNISLPGLAESGKAWLNLILMCAGIGSPGTLAEVFRGYKGDRKAPQLIGDDEIIQGTPLPAFQGSFFQLAGGSGFQRPFELATLRLRNMVEVLRNWQTYVPNSAYLTQRGGTFLFDSKGELLYEHRDPGILGFAANMSQPLSFLSLIENCA from the coding sequence ATGAACCCCTACGCTATCCTTAATCAGAGCAAATATCAGCGTGTTAGTGATGGCATAATCCGACCCTTGCTAGAAAACTGCGAGACTGCCTCACATATCCTTATCTTAGTTTGGCCACAACTTGGAGATTTTGATAGTCTTGAATATGCGTGGTGGTTACAGCGCGAAGCTAAAAATTTGACAGATAAAAAACTCGCTATTCGTGCGGTGGGCATAGGCAATCTCGCTTCTGGCACAAAATTCTGTGAATATACAGGATTTCCGCCGGAAAATTTATTTGTTGAACCGAATGGAGAACTACATCGCCAACTCAATCTCTATTCTGGTCTGAATATTTCTCTCCCTGGGCTTGCTGAGTCTGGGAAAGCTTGGCTAAATCTAATTTTGATGTGTGCAGGGATTGGTAGTCCGGGAACGCTGGCGGAAGTTTTTCGGGGATACAAGGGAGACCGCAAAGCCCCTCAACTCATTGGGGATGATGAAATCATTCAAGGTACTCCTCTACCTGCTTTCCAAGGCTCGTTTTTCCAATTAGCCGGCGGAAGTGGCTTTCAACGCCCCTTTGAGTTAGCTACTCTGCGGCTACGGAATATGGTGGAAGTTCTCAGAAATTGGCAGACTTATGTGCCGAATTCTGCCTACTTAACTCAGCGTGGTGGTACTTTTTTGTTTGATAGCAAAGGTGAGTTACTTTACGAACATCGAGATCCAGGAATTCTCGGCTTTGCTGCTAATATGAGCCAACCCCTATCATTTTTATCCTTGATCGAAAACTGTGCGTAA
- a CDS encoding pyridoxamine 5'-phosphate oxidase family protein: protein MANPGWSRTESPFHAGELAIQARFGAQEQIDKQGRRMIRDYLPDQHRQFFAQLPLVIVGTVDTADNLWASILVGKPGFISTTDSRTVQIVSKPLFGDPLTTTLAAGINIGFLGIELHSRRRNRLNGTVIQTHVDGFEVQVGQSFGNCPQYIQSRMFELDEYDAAVPKPVYQVTTLGDVEQAMIREADTFFIATAYQDESAGVAGGVDVSHRGGKAGFVRVDDDCTLTIPDFSGNCHFNTFGNLELNPRAGLLFVDFSQGNLLYLTGTAKVIWEGAEISRYQGAERLLRFYVEQGYRVEGSLPLRWSNPEFSPFLAHTGSW, encoded by the coding sequence GATAGACAAGCAAGGACGGCGAATGATTCGAGACTATCTCCCCGATCAGCATCGGCAATTCTTTGCCCAACTGCCATTAGTGATTGTCGGAACAGTTGATACAGCCGATAATCTTTGGGCTTCGATTCTAGTGGGAAAACCGGGCTTTATTTCCACAACTGATAGTCGTACCGTGCAGATTGTGTCCAAACCGCTCTTTGGCGATCCCCTGACAACCACACTCGCTGCCGGCATTAACATTGGCTTTCTCGGCATTGAACTACACTCTCGTCGTCGGAATCGTCTAAATGGGACAGTCATACAAACCCATGTAGATGGCTTTGAGGTACAGGTGGGGCAAAGCTTTGGTAACTGTCCCCAATACATTCAGTCCCGGATGTTTGAGCTAGACGAGTATGATGCCGCAGTACCCAAACCAGTTTATCAGGTGACAACCTTGGGAGACGTGGAACAAGCCATGATTAGGGAAGCTGATACATTTTTCATTGCCACTGCCTATCAAGATGAATCGGCGGGCGTGGCTGGAGGTGTAGATGTTTCCCATCGCGGTGGCAAAGCTGGTTTCGTGCGGGTGGACGACGATTGCACCTTGACTATTCCTGATTTTTCAGGCAATTGTCATTTTAATACTTTCGGTAACTTGGAGTTAAATCCCCGTGCGGGATTACTGTTTGTAGATTTTTCTCAGGGTAATTTGCTTTACCTCACAGGCACCGCCAAAGTAATTTGGGAAGGGGCTGAAATTAGCAGATATCAAGGGGCAGAGCGATTGTTACGCTTCTATGTTGAGCAGGGATATCGGGTGGAAGGTAGTCTTCCCCTCCGTTGGTCAAATCCTGAATTCTCACCCTTTCTCGCTCATACTGGTTCTTGGTAA